The Panicum virgatum strain AP13 chromosome 3N, P.virgatum_v5, whole genome shotgun sequence genome includes the window CatagctgcatggatcaaaactaaattACACAGACTGTTATAGAAAGTTCCAGAGCCTACTCTTTTACCAGAATGTTTATATACTCAAAGTTAACtcctagaaaaattatcagaatttttcatgtgcaggaactatttttcatgatttaatgtaTCTATTCTCACCAAAAATCTTTTGATCCAGTTGgatttaactaaaaattcttaaactttttctgtagattCTAGGAACTAAAATACAGGTACTGcaaaagtttgaacccatgaaacatatcataacaacttagataaataaaactatctatcctaggcatacatcaagatttaaataaactgatagctaggcatgtcaaCTGCCaacgaaacttttacacaagtcCATTAATCTAGCATGTaacccactgaccaaaaatggcaaaCAGCtcatgcatgtaacaaaagttgtagatctatttgtaaatattacatagcagttgagtttgcatttttctgatgtttctacgatttttaaacgaatttacaagttcactgaaAAAACTAGAAAACCCAAACACAGATTTGCAAAGGGGCCCCTGGAACTATCACAAAACCCCCTGGAAATCTAAAACTAATCGCGccggggtccctggccggaggtaggagacagaggaggcggcggcggcccgtttcccggcgagggagctcgccggaggtgggggagatggggggaaaagggagaggggaccGAGAGCTACCCCGTGGTGGGTCGAATCGGTGTCGGGGTGGCTGGTGGAGGGCCGGCCACGGCgaacagggagcggcggcggcggctgtagcgggcagcggcgctccggcggtccGGGGCGGAGGCGAGCGGGTCTGGGAGCTTCACGGAGGCGAGTAGAAGCTATCTAGGGGGTCCATTGGAGGCGAGGAAGGGCGGGGACGGGGGCTCCGCGGTGAGGTGGTGCTcgacggcggcaatggcgtgggCGGCCGCGTTCCAGGACGCAGGGAGCGGAGTGGGAGCTTGGTTTGGGGTGGAacggagaggggaggaggtggaACGCGAGATGGCGAAGTGAAACAGGGAGAGGGAGCTCGGCAGGAGGGGAGTTAAGGACGGGCGGCACTGGCGGCCGTCGGCTCGTCGCGGAGCCGTCGTCGCGGAGTGCCAGCACTTGAGCAGGGGTGCAGCGAGGGCGGGCGGGCACGTGAATGCGGGCGCGGGGTCAACGACGGGGACGGGCGCGTGGTGGCGTGGCCGGGCGGCGAGGCAGTAATGGCGCCGCGGTAGGCGCAGCGAGCTCTGGTGGCGAGGGTGCCGTGCAGGCGGGCGGCAGCGAGCGGAGTCCGGGCGCGTGCGCACTCAAGCGGGGGTGGGGAGGTCAGCGGCGCGGTGAGGCAGTGCGGTGGCAGCAGGCGCAGCGAGCTCGCGGCAGTGGCGCAGCGAACGCACGCGCGGCCGCGCTCAAGTGCCTGCGCGCGTGCAGAGAGGGGAGggtcagcgagggagagagagaggggagagagaaagggagtggagagagaaagaaaagtcCACGGTTTGACTTAGTCTAAACTCGAGATTTTCAGTtgaaacttgaaaattttttaACACGAAAGttattcaaaattaaatttcctacaactttccttttagGCAAAACTGCGTTTGAGCGATGATTTGAAAGtttagaatttgaattcaagtttaatgatcctgcttgtttttcggggttaactccaaatttcatgttagaacttgaaaaactttgaacacgaaagttgtttatcttgtcaaactctacaactttcgttttgggcaaaatttcatttgagcaaaagtgtgagagttgactttttggcgtgTTTAAACGGAATTCTGACTTTTAAGTAAACACCAAACTAGTGTTTAATGTATCATTTGATGTTAATTGCATGTTTGAACcgtgctaaacaccggaggtgttacagtATAGGATCCCAGCTGATCAGATACTACCGAATACACCCACAACAAAatacacaggacgtagggtctTACGCTTCCAAGTGGCACGAACCTTTATAAACAGCCTTGTCCCTCCGGTTGATCACAAGCCGAATCTAGCATTGCATTACACCCTGACCAAATCTCTAAATAGTGTTTCCCATGAATCCCTGCTTGCGGTATGAACCCACCGACAATCACACCCTTAtctcttcatcttcctcgaTATCTCCGGTGAGCTGCCGCCTGGCGCGGGCGGGGACGAGCATAGCGCTTGCCCGCAACCTGGTGCCACCGTGGGCCTGCGACTCGGTGCCACCGCGCAGCCCGGCGAGGCGCTAGCAAGTACAGCCGCGGGCGCAAGCtggtgagcagcagcagccgccgggaCGCCCGCCGCTGCAGCACGGCCCGACGCGAGCGGGGTCTGTGAGTCACAGCCATGTGCAAGTTACGGGGATGCTCGCACCGGTGAGGGCAAGGACGGGCAAAGAGTGACGCTTGCTTTGTGTGTGATTTCTTTTTGTTTGTGATTGTGCTGTGCTGGTGAATCTTTGTGTTATGTGAATGAAATGAATCTCATGTGTTGTGAATTAGATTTGTGCTTTCTTACTTGTGTAATGTGTAATGGTTATGTGAAATGAGCATGTTTCTGGTTTTAATCTAAAGTTTCTTCTAAGTGTGATTGCACCTTTGTGAGGGAGTTGAAGCATCTTTGTGATGGAGTTGGAGCTGGAagagggaggaggtggtggtcgaGGCGAAGGCGTGGAGCTGCGGCGGGACGAGCAGAAATGGcatttttttggttttttcctccatcttttgtcccggttgggaaccCCCCAATTGGGATATAAAGTTGGGTTTTATTCCAGTGGAACCAACCAGGACTAATGCCAGTTCCTAACTAGTCGTCAAGGCCCCTTGCATCGCGGCAGGGGAGGGCCGGCGGGAGAAGGAAGGGGCGGCGGGGGTGTGGCTGCAGGAGAAGGAAAGTGGAGGATGAAGGAAGCTAGGGGTTGATAATAGACTGATTGGTGGGCTAAATTCTGAGAGAGATAGTTGGGCCGACAGCGGGCGTCGAGGTAAGTTAGCCTGATTTACATATACTGACCGATGGTTTGAGTCAAATAATTGGATTTACTGACTGATAGTTGTTTGGTATATCCAAATAGATATATCGATAGATGTTTCATCGTGAAAACTTAAAATACTGACCAATCATTGGATGAGAAACTATACTGACCAACCGTGCGATTGTACTTTTGTATTTATACCGACCCTCATCTGACAGTTGAATAAGGTATAGTTCTCCTTAACCATAATTTCTGTCACACGGATGACGGATGCCAGAGTCCTCGTGCATATGTTAATTCAATAGTGCATTATATTAGTGAAGGTAGTAAGAAAATTCTTGGAAAAAAGAACTGAAAACTTGTAAAACAAGGTATGTTTTCACCAAGTCTCTGTAAAGACATAACTATATATGCAAGTTTCAACCAGCGGATCACAAAGTCAGATGATTAACCATGACACACATTCCATTGCTAGGTTATGCTGTCTTGATCTCTTTGTATATGAGTAAGTTGAACTTGATGTTACCAATGTACCTTTTTTGTGCCTAAATAGGTGCGTGTGGAACTGTTCATGCTGATCCGATCGACTCATAACCCGCAACTATTCAAGTGCTGATTTCACCTTTTTGTTTctccttgcaaaaaaaaatgttcaagTTTAAATTTTGCATGCACGTAGATGGTTGCGTTCTCTATCAATTCATAATTTTGTTACAATTTTACATGCACCGATTTAGATGCTATCATATTTGGTAATATGGCAACATCTAACCCGCTTGTAACACCAGATGATATGTTCTCACATGAACCCTTGTGTGAGTCGATCAAACCGCACAACTAAACAGAACATGCAAGATGATCCCACTTTCTAACCACACTTATTAATCCCTCATCAAGAAGCAGTTAATCCACATGAACTCAACACACCACACACGCAGCTGCTGTGTGCGCCCAGCACTTTCTTGTGGACTCACGCAGCCTGTATTTTCTCGATCAGCAGGTAGAAGGCACACCCTGCGTGAGACGCCATGCTTTGTAAATACAGGCAGCAGCGGCAGGCTATGTGCTAGATCATTAAATTCACTCACTCTGCTCTCCGCAGTTCGCCGTAGAGATGGCTCGGCTCCACCGCTTGTCTGCCGTCGCCCCGACCATCTCCGTCCTCCTCCTGCTGGCTGCtctcgcctccgccgctgcggccGCGGACGCTCCGGTGAAGAAGGTTGGGATAACGTTCTTCCGGCCGAACACGGAGGAGGCGCGGTGGCTGGACCGCCACACGGGGACGCACACGAACCAGCAGCTCGGTACTGGCCCGATCAGGATGCGGCGAGCCACCGCTGAGGAGGCGAAGTGGCTGGACCGCATGAGCGGCAACGCCGGGAGGGCAGGAGAtcagtccggcggcggcggcggtaacGGCGGCGACAACTACATCGAGTTCGACGACGACAATCCGTATGTCCCCTGTGAATTCATCTGTTGTTTCAATTGTTGGTGCTTTCATACTTTGTGTATAACTTGCTTCTGGTTTGCAGCTATATTGAGGCCCTACGTGCCTGGGCCTCCCGGCAGGCAGAGCGGATCACTGTGGAGGATGATCAGGAGGAGGTACATCGTCACTGCAATTTTCCACGCAACTCACTCTGCTTTGTTCATTCATTCTTGATGGTTATTTCATTCGGAATGTCTTGTCAGAATCCCTTCCAGGATAGGAAATGtgaggccctgtttggaactaaatttttttcagaagtccctatcacatcaaaacgaatcttactattttatagtattaaataaaatctgtttataaatgttttttgacagctgagtgttttttcgcgagacgaatctaatgagcctaattaattcataatttgctacagtaatgctacagtaaccatccgctaatcatagattaatataccttattagattcgctcgcagtttagcctcaggattctgcagttagttttataattaatatttatttaatacttctaaatactaaaaagttccaaaaacttaaaaaaaagtccctggaaccaaacaacccctgaGGCACGCCACGAGTTGGCAAGATATGATCCATCGTCCACTGCTCATGACTACGTCGCAGCCTCAGAGAGATGAAGAGGTGCTTTTAGCTGGTGTTAAGTAGGTTTTATTACTTTGGGGATCAGCTAGTAGTGAAGTGATGGGCTGATCTCCGTGACTTTCGGATCATTATATCGTAGTCATCCATAAAAATGGAGATCTGTTACAAGAATAACATATTGCTGGCTGCTGCCAGAGAGAAATGCAGATGCACTGCCCACCTGGACCCATAAACTCTGAATGTAGTACTACTTAAACGAAAATACCATACATGTGGAAGTATGGGATTTCCTATTTGTTTTGCACTAAATTTTCGTTCTGCATATGGTTGAGAATTGTAATAATGAATGGTTGAGTTTACAATTATTCATGTTCAAGCCTGGACACAGAAATTCctttatttattaaaaaattacAACAGGGATATAAGTGTTGGAAATAAATTATCTGTGATATTCCGGTTACCAAAAACAAGGAGATCTTGTCAGTCACGTTTTCCATCTCTTAACCAACACAATCTTTGCGCGTGATCAGCACAATTCTAACGTTTCGAAACAGTAATCAGCCCTCCCCAAGAgtatctaaaaaaataaaggcCCAAAAATCTAATTTTGGGACATTGCTAAAAATTATTATGAGGATAAATGAACTCCCCACTCAATCGTTCCCAAAAAGGGGGCATTTGTGTTCTTACCCCCTATTTTGAAGTGTAATTGTGATTTTGCATacatttttttaactttgtaaTTTTATCCTTTGGTATTCACAATTCAGTGCGATTTTACTCCTAGTCAACAGTCAAAACAGAGGTAAATATACAAAAATTAGGCGCAAAATCGCAATGACTTGTGAAAAATAAAaagcaaaatcacaaagttaaaaaaTAAAGGTAAAACCACCTCTACACTTCAAAGCAggataagagcatctccaaaagatTAGTTAAAAATCATAGCTAAATGAGTAGCTAAAAGACTAGGTAAAAACTAAAAAGCTACTTAAATGGTTGAGTAAACCAAGAGACTAGCTAAATTCTTATCTATCTGCATGCAAATCACCTGCAAATCACCTTCTTCCTCGACGGTGCTCCAAAATTCGTTGTGGTCAAGCCGTCTCCCACCAATTCCTTgcaccaccagcaccacagCATccccagagatccattcgagccACTCCTGAGTCGAATCCTCCACCGGAACTCCAAACTCTCGgatcttcttcctctgctcgtTGGGTCCTCGAGGCAGCGGTCCGCGCCCGCGACGgctcgcgccggcggcgaagctcgCCCTCACCGGAGCGCACCGGGACTGGGGCCGTGCACCGGAGCAGGGCCTGCGCTGGGGCCGCGCGCCGGAGGTACGCCCTCGCCGGAGCAGTAGTGCCTGCAGCGAGCCCCTTCCTCATCTGAGCCCGGTCCCCTCCAACCGCTGCAACTCATCTCATCTCGTagcagggaggcgcggcggccggcggagcacgCGGCCAGCGGAGCTCGCGGCCAACGAAGCTCGCGGTCGGGGAGCAGGGAGGCGCGGCAGCCGGTGAAGCTCGAAACCGGAGCGCGCAGTCTACAAGCAGGGTGGGTGCGACGGTCGGCGAGCTTGgggagcgtggcggcggcggcggcgcggtcaaCTGCAGGCGGGGCGGCGCAGGAGAGGGcacgacagagagagagaggacggGACCACGCGGGAGGAGGGATGCCGAACGCGAGGCATGGGCAAAGATGCAGACCGGTTTTTCTGGAATGCAGAATGAGAAAGCTAGGGTAGGATTTTAGCTCATCCGTTGGAAACAAGTTTTACtgttttttctctatttttaccTATCCATAGTGATTTACCtaaactgttggagatgctctgagaccacaaaaataccaaaaaaatggtttcaaaaaaattaaatgGCGACCATCTCATCAATCCGGACCGGCTAGATGCGTCGGCCAGGTGGTCTTCACAGTTTTTAAGTCCAGACGGGCAATATAGAAGGGGGAAATTGTGCGGGCGTGATGAAAGATACGGAAATAGGCGATGATCAATTTTTGGTTAGTTTGTGCTATTTCCTagtgcaattttttttccatgcatggagtactaaacgaaatttatttgtaaatttttttccactgatgggtgtaacttttcgcggccaatctaatgacggtaattaatcgacgattggctacagtaatgctacagtaactaacctctaatcgtgcggtcaaaaatctcattagattcgtctcgcgatgtAGCGTATGAattgtgaagttagttttataaactgtCTATcgttaattattggtcaaagtttaTGCTACGTGTGTTAGgctcaaaccaaacagggcctaggtTTGGGAGCGATCAGGAGCGGCGGAAATTTAGCTCCAGCGACCGTTGGTATTGGGGCAGAGCATTCGGGTACTGTTGGATCggtgtcaaaaaaaaatgttggtaCCAAAAAATTGGTTTAGGGAATAAATACTGGGTGCTTTTGGAGATGCTTAAGGGTATTGGCTTTATTATTGGCGTCCGGACTCAAAACAATGAAACACTGACGGTTAAGGGAGCGGGTTAGAAGCTCTGAGTTCCACATCCAGGGTAGTGTCATAAGCGACCAGAAAGGCCGTCAATTAGAACAGAGGTATACTcagaaggtcgaagccccttcaGCTCTTTCTAAAGCCAATGAACATGAACCCTATTAGAGCATGAACTCTATTACTGTTCACGGCGTGAACAGTACTTCCTACCATGACAGTTGACCAGCCAGCAACAACCAGGGAGAGATGATCATTACCTTTCCATCATTTGCCTGGTACCTTTTTGTATGTGCTGAATAGTACAGTCGATCAGTTCCAAGTACGAGTACTTGAACTGTGGTTGCTCCCGGGCAACAAGTGCACACCTCAGCGTATCAAACACTCAGAAGCGCCACTTTTAATTTGCAGCTGTGCCAGAaacttatttttcttttgaacaaATTTATGTAGCAGGAAACATGCCACCACCGTGAAAAATGCATGCTCCACTTTTCAAGTGTCATGCGATTACGGCACATGCATTCAACACCAGTGACTGCTGGAAGTTttccttttgttcttttttttattaaaaaaaaactgcgTACTCGTAGCAGTTGCAAGGCACACACTGCGTGAGACGGGCCACACAAAGCAACAGTAGTAGAGCACAAAGCTCTGAACCATCTTCCCTTCTCCCTCCATATATGTGCTGCTCTTGAACAACAAATCCATGCCAAACTCCAGTCGAAGTAGCACTAGGCTCTGCACAAGCCAAACTCCTGTCCGGCCGCGAAGTGAGTGAGATGGCTCGGCgccacggcggccgccgcccatcTCTCGTCCGCATCGCCCTCCTGCTCCTCGCcggtctcgccgccgccgtggtagTGTCCACCTTGCATTCAGCGGCGGCTCCAGAGGACGCGGAGATCCGGATCAGCGTGCACTACCCCACCGAGGAGGAGTCTCGGTGGCTGCACCGCTGGGCGGAGAAGTACCGCGCCAAAGATGCCGGCTCCGGCTTCTCTGTCGAGCCGGCCACCGACGAGGAGTCGGCGTACCTGAACCGCATCTTCTCCAAGGGCAAGAATGGCTTCGACGGCCGCATCGAGTTCGACGACAACGATCGTCCGTATGTATCCTCACGTCCATCCTCCTCATGAGATTGCTTGGTTTTGCTTTCGGCGGCGTACAATTGCGCTACCTGCTACCGCGCGCACCATGATGATTGCTGCTCTTGTGAATTTTGCTTCTGGTTCGCAGTAGAATTGTGGTTGACAACAACTACTCTGACTCTGAGCCTCGCTCGTCTGGGCCCAATTCGGACGATGATCCGGAGAACAAGGTAGATTTGGCAGTCCGGCACCACGAACGCCATTCTGTTGTGTCAATGTCAATCCTTGATGCTTACTAATCCAGATTTCTCTTATCGATCAGAATGACGCCATGGAGCTCTAGGAACATCAAAACCTAACTGTGTGATCGACGGAATAATGGAGCTTGGCGGCGAGGGAGCTGATTTCGTGTCATGTAACCTGTGTTCTAGTAGCTTGCTGTGGAGTCCCAGCTAGTAGGGTTTGTCTTGAGACTTGGGAGAGTTTAAACAAGTGATTGTCTCTGGTAACTTAGTGTGTGATTCGGCGCTGCATGGTTGTGGCGACCTTGGGACCAACTTGTCTGCGTTTCTTGCCTTCTCGGCTCCTGTGGCATCCATTTGTTTTGTTTTAAAATTTCACATTTTGCTGCTAAAGTTCAGTGAAAGCCGAGATATGTGAATCCTCATCAAGAGTGCTAATGAATCTCTCAAAAGAGAATTCAAATAACCCCACAACAAGGAAAAGTTTACAGGGAAATTATATAGTTGGGAGGAACGAAAGAGCAAGGTAAGAGGTTAAAAAAAGCTAGGCAGTTCAAATTTTGAAGGATAAACAAATTAATAAAAGTAAAAAGGGCCAATGCAGGCGAGTCTCCGGAACCACGGTCACGGCTTCATGCTGTCACCTAACCGTCTCGCTAGGTAACACTTACACACATGGGCTTGTCATGCTCATTTGCAGCAAGGTTACCTGCATCTCTGGCTCTGGTGGACTCCGTGGACTGCAATGCAAGCTTACCAATCAAGGACATGGAGGTAGGCTGTAGCTGGCTAGCTGCCCGGCCGTCTGGCTTTTGCCGTTTTCTCACAAACGTGTCCTCTTGCCGTTTGCGGTGAAATTGTTGACCAGAAAGTATTTCGGCAGAGTGTTTACTTTACTCAAGGATGTGCTAACAAACAAACAAGAGCATTCTTTTTATAGTGTGTCTTAGTGGCGTTTAACCAGGAAAACAAGCTACCTCTCTCTGTCCAATGGAAAATTTGCACAGAGAAAAAACGGACGACTCCACATGGGGGGGTTACACGCTATTGAAACCAAAGAGGCGGAACAGATAAGAAATCCCACATATGTTTTTTAGTTACAAAATGAAATAGTTCTTTTTAAAAGTGCATATTTGCTAAATTTCGTTAGtgtaaaaggaaaaaagaaaataaaagaaagaacaaCAATGGGGCATAACTGAAAACAAAAGTGAACCGGGAGGAAGAAGCAAAAATGAGAGGGAGTGAAAGTATAAACAGTAAAAAACTATGCTGCCACCAGAACGATGTGATGCGTTCTACCGACAGGACAAATTTGTTTTAGATTTCAACTGGGAAGAAACAGATAAACAGTTTATCTTGGGTTAAGCAGTCTACGGTCAGCTCAGCACGGGTACTATGGGTGTCAATACAAGCTCGAGGCTGGTTCAACCAGCTCATCATAGACTTGTTTCGAGATGGGATCGAATTCTAAACGTACATTTTCAAACTTGATTCAAAGGTCATGAGCCCAGCGAGCTTGAGATCGAAAAGATCATGTAAGCTCGTGTaattaataaaaaaaaaacGTCCCGGCCAGGTAAACGGCGCTCCACGCTTCATGGGATTGCCTAAACAGCATATTTAGCATCACACATGGGGTTGCCATGTTCCTTTGTAGCAAGGTTATCCACTCACGAAGTATTAAAGGGTCATCCACGAGTTAGTTCTTAAGAaaatcatctttttttttccaatcaCAAATGCTATGCAGGAGAGATGATAAACCTGGTACGTGCGAGGAAGAAGTCCCGAGTGGAAATCCTGAGCACAAATGGTTTATTAGGAGCATCTCCAAACCTAATTGTGGGCGGCaggtgttggtgatatgcccaagagcctatcatcacaatacggtttaaaggcccaagaggatattgatccaagagggattagggttactaatgggcctatgagatagaagcccattagtatgccctatatatacgagggaggggctagggggacGATCCCCTGTGAGCCGCgtcacctcctagccgccgccccctccctctctctctcggccgccgcccttgccgtgcatgcggtgctagcacactgacgcccggcgtttcatccccgtacgtgtggactccgtggaggcgctgctgcgactgctgcgctgatcggctgctgggatcaagtacggaggagctcggttcgtgggacgtgatcgactacttcctctacatcaacgcgcgacttcttcctctgtgctgcgcgtctagtggtaacgatctatgatcttctactcgcaagtatcttgggtatatgcggtagtgatgctagcgtagcctacccgttacctacagtggtaccagagccatcttgcgtagtttttggtctggatcttttgcatataggtgatatgttgttgtagtagattggatctattacttttgcacggtttgattagatcaattggtcataaggggttaaaacttgAGCGAGTTGATTgtgcggcatgtgacaaaagattagtttgtgttctttctctgttatgcatacgacatgtccctaccggctggaatcaccatcgggactaactgtgtgcatagtcagcagattgaaccaacagatcgaggtcatgtgtagatgcagtcttctcaagtgcaaagtttgcacggtcaatgtgattgacctagtgaaaattgaggcattatgaatggctcggatttgaggtgatgcgatcactctgatgagattttcatagggattccatagatgcgatctgtgtaattccgtgaggttttcagggtgtgatgtgaatggtatggcc containing:
- the LOC120663313 gene encoding uncharacterized protein LOC120663313; the encoded protein is MARLHRLSAVAPTISVLLLLAALASAAAAADAPVKKVGITFFRPNTEEARWLDRHTGTHTNQQLGTGPIRMRRATAEEAKWLDRMSGNAGRAGDQSGGGGGNGGDNYIEFDDDNPYIEALRAWASRQAERITVEDDQEEVHRHCNFPRNSLCFVHSFLMVISFGMSCQNPFQDRKCEALFGTKFFSEVPITSKRILLFYSIK
- the LOC120663314 gene encoding uncharacterized protein LOC120663314; the encoded protein is MARRHGGRRPSLVRIALLLLAGLAAAVVVSTLHSAAAPEDAEIRISVHYPTEEESRWLHRWAEKYRAKDAGSGFSVEPATDEESAYLNRIFSKGKNGFDGRIEFDDNDRPRIVVDNNYSDSEPRSSGPNSDDDPENKNDAMEL